The Camelus dromedarius isolate mCamDro1 chromosome 1, mCamDro1.pat, whole genome shotgun sequence genome has a window encoding:
- the SPARCL1 gene encoding SPARC-like protein 1, translating to MKTVAFFLYMLGTVAAIPTQARFLSDHSNPTADSLNSFQKTEMLVTAERTAVPTVKAEDAENEKETAVSIEDHPNHKPEKSSILKSEEENYDQLADQDPSHGQNLGLQDQEESESDLPANLEYATTEGTLDLKEDMSEPEKETLPEITDFLGHDISSIVDSNQQESITKTEENQQQTTNDSHPQFNRSSKHSQDLNDQGREEQDPNIPNGEEEGEKEPGEVGTHKDNQEREREVPKEHPDSKQKEDITQSDDILEESNQPTQVSKVQKDEFEQGNQEQEEENSNAEMEEETVSKINKHDQDTEWQSQEGKPGLEVNSNHEETGKKTLFEPLLVEPTDDGNIMPRNHGADGDGDDGPRHNASDDYFTPSEAFLENERAQSNYYHIKYEEQREKAHENENVDTSAPVENQGAKKVESSLNEDDSSTDGNMRMHGVDSCMSFQCKRGHICKADQQGKPHCVCQDPVTCPPTKLLDQVCGTDNQTYASSCHLFATKCRLEGTKKGHQLQLDYFGACKSIPVCTDFEVTQFPLRMRDWLKNILMQLYEPNPEHAGYLNEKQRNKVKKIYLDEKRLLAGDHSIDLLLRDFKKNYHMYVYPVHWQFSELDQHPRDRVLTHSELAPLRASLVPMEHCITRFFEECDPNKDKHITLKEWGLCFEIKEEDIDENLLF from the exons acacAAGCAAGGTTCCTATCTGATCATTCCAACCCAACTGCTGATTCCTTGAATtccttccaaaagactgaaatgCTGGTAACAGCTGAGCGCACTGCAGTTCCCACTGTAAAGGCTGAAGatgcagaaaatgaaaaggaaactgcAGTATCCATAGAAGACCATCCCAACCATAAG cctgAAAAATCTTCAATACTAAAGTCAGAGGAAGAAAACTATGATCAGTTAGCAGATCAAGACCCGAGTCATGGCCAAAACCTGGGATTACAGGATCAAGAGGAAAGTGAAAGTGACTTACCAGCGAATTTGGAGTATGCAACAACTGAAGGTACACTGGACCTAAAGGAAGATATGAGTGAGCCTGAAAAGGAAACACTCCCAGAGATCACTGATTTCCTTGGTCATGACATTAGCTCCATTGTAGATTCTAACCAACAAGAAAGCATCACAAAGACAGAGGAAAACCAACAACAAACTACAAATGACTCACATCCTCAGTTCAACAGGAGCAGCAAACATAGCCAAGACCTAAATGATCAAGGAAGGGAAGAGCAGGATCCAAATATTCCaaatggagaagaggaaggcGAAAAAGAGCCAGGTGAAGTTGGTACCCACAAGGATAAccaagaaagggagagagaagttCCCAAGGAGCATCCTGACAGCAAGCAGAAAGAAGACATTACCCAATCTGATGATATTTTGGAAGAGTCCAATCAACCAACTCAAGTAAGCAAGGTGCAGAAAGATGAATTTGAGCAGGGTAACCAAGAACAAGAGGAGGAAAACTCCAATgcagaaatggaagaggaaactgTGTCAAAAATCAATAAACACGATCAAGATACAGAATGGCAGAGCCAAGAAGGAAAGCCTGGCCTTGAAGTTAACAGCAACCATGAGGAGACGGGTAAAAAGACTCTTTTTGAGCCTTTGCTGGTGGAGCCTACTGATGATGGTAACATCATGCCCAGAAATCACGGGGCTGATGGTGATGGCGATGATGGCCCCAGACACAATGCAAGTGATGACTACTTCACCCCAAGCGAGGCCTTCCTGGAGAATGAAAGAGCTCAATCCAATTATTACCACATCAAATATGAGGAGCAAAGAGAAAAAGCACATGAGAATGAGAATGTGGATACCAGTGCACCTGTAGAAAACCAAGGG GCCAAGAAAGTAGAGAGCTCACTGAATGAAGATGACAGTTCAACTGATGGCAACATGAGGATGCATGGTGTTG ATTCTTGCATGAGCTTCCAGTGTAAAAGAGGACACATCTGCAAGGCTGATCAACAGGGAAAACCCCACTGTGTTTGCCAAGATCCAGTGACTTGTCCTCCTACAAAACTCCTTGACCAA GTTTGTGGCACTGACAATCAGACCTATGCCAGCTCCTGTCATCTCTTTGCTACCAAGTGCAGACTGGAGGGGACCAAAAAGGGGCACCAACTGCAATTGGATTATTTTGGAGCCTGCAAAT CTATTCCTGTTTGCACAGATTTTGAAGTGACCCAGTTTCCTCTAAGGATGAGAGACTGGCTCAAGAATATCCTTATGCAGCTTTACGAGCCTAACCCTGAACACGCTGGATATCTaaatgagaagcagagaaataaa GTCAAGAAAATTTACCTGGATGAAAAGAGACTCTTGGCTGGGGACCATTCCATTGACCTTCTTTTAAGAGACTTTAAGAAAAACTACCACATGTATGTGTATCCTGTGCACTGGCAGTTTAGTGAACTTGACCAACATCCTAGGGACAG AGTCTTGACACACTCTGAGCTCGCTCCTTTGCGCGCATCTCTGGTGCCCATGGAACACTGCATAACGCGCTTCTTTGAAGAATGTGACCCCAACAAGGATAAGCACATCACCCTGAAGGAGTGGGGCCTCTGCTTTGAAATTAAAGAAG aagACATAGATGAAAATCTCCTGTTTTGA